In a genomic window of Staphylococcus taiwanensis:
- the polA gene encoding DNA polymerase I: protein MNKLVLIDGNSLSFRAFYALPLLSNKAGIHTNAIYGFAMLLEKILREEEPNHFLVAFDAGKTTFRHSKYSEYKGGRQSTPPELSEQFPYIRQLLDAYHIKHYELDNYEADDIIGTLSLEADKKGFETIIVTGDRDLTQLASDRVTIYYTKKGVTDVDYYTPEFIAEKYDGLTPNQIIDMKGLMGDTSDNIPGVAGVGEKTAIKLLKQFDTVEGVYNHIDEVSGKKLKEKLENSHDDALMSKDLATINRESPIEVSLKDTERVDSDDQQDKVELFKKLEFKQLLAEIDDNSQLQDNKTEKSFDIKSTFEHIDFENLKEAVIHFEIDGSNYLKDKILKFGFYANNQHIVINADSIAEYPELIKWLENNDTHKSVYDAKKTYVVAHRLKIDIKNIMFDAMLASYIIDPSRTIDDVQSVVSNYNQNYVKDDISIYGKGKKRHIPEDEILNAHIASITEAINAAQPIMQEELEAHNQIDLLLELELPLARILSQMEEIGIYTDVNDLQEMQQEIQEKLDLLINNIHEAAGEEFNINSPKQLGVVLFETLKLPVIKKTKTGYSTAVDVLEQLQGEHPIIDYILEYRQLSKLQSTYVEGLQKVISDDQRIHTRFNQTLAQTGRLSSVDPNLQNIPIRLEEGRKIRKAFKSTLNDNVILSADYSQIELRVLAHITQDESMKDAFNHGSDIHTATAMKVFDVEADEVNDLMRRQAKAVNFGIVYGISDYGLSQSLGITRKKAKAFIDDYLASFPGVKQYMSDIVKDAKADGYVETLLHRRRYIPDINSRNFNLRGFAERTAMNTPIQGSAADIIKLAMVEFDKKVRDTSYHAKLLLQVHDELIFEVPKNEVEAFSAFVENIMENALALDVPLKVDSNYGATWYDAK from the coding sequence TTGAATAAATTAGTCTTAATAGATGGTAATAGTTTAAGTTTTAGAGCATTTTATGCTTTACCACTACTATCAAACAAAGCAGGAATTCATACAAATGCGATATATGGTTTTGCAATGTTATTGGAAAAAATATTGAGAGAGGAAGAACCCAATCATTTTTTAGTAGCATTTGACGCAGGTAAAACTACGTTTAGACATTCTAAATATAGTGAATATAAAGGCGGTCGACAAAGCACGCCACCTGAGTTAAGTGAGCAATTTCCATATATACGTCAGTTATTAGATGCTTATCATATTAAACATTATGAATTGGACAATTATGAAGCAGACGATATTATTGGTACGCTTAGTCTTGAGGCAGATAAAAAAGGTTTTGAAACAATTATAGTAACCGGAGACCGAGATTTAACGCAATTAGCTTCTGATCGTGTAACGATTTACTACACGAAAAAAGGTGTCACTGATGTCGATTATTATACTCCAGAATTTATAGCTGAAAAATATGACGGTTTAACACCAAACCAAATCATCGATATGAAAGGTTTAATGGGTGATACTTCTGATAATATTCCAGGTGTAGCTGGAGTCGGTGAAAAAACTGCTATTAAATTATTGAAACAATTTGATACTGTTGAAGGCGTCTATAATCATATCGATGAAGTATCTGGAAAAAAATTAAAAGAGAAGCTTGAAAATAGTCACGATGATGCACTTATGAGTAAAGATTTGGCTACTATTAATAGAGAAAGTCCTATCGAAGTATCATTAAAAGATACTGAACGAGTTGATTCAGACGATCAACAAGATAAAGTTGAACTATTTAAGAAATTAGAATTCAAGCAATTACTGGCAGAAATAGATGACAATTCACAGTTACAAGATAATAAAACAGAGAAATCATTTGATATTAAATCAACATTTGAACACATTGATTTTGAAAATCTAAAAGAAGCGGTTATCCATTTTGAGATAGATGGAAGTAATTATTTAAAAGATAAAATTTTGAAATTTGGATTTTATGCTAATAATCAACATATTGTTATAAATGCTGACAGTATTGCTGAATATCCTGAACTTATTAAATGGTTAGAAAACAATGATACACACAAAAGCGTTTATGATGCGAAAAAAACCTATGTTGTAGCACATCGATTAAAGATTGATATAAAAAATATTATGTTTGATGCGATGCTTGCAAGTTACATTATAGATCCTTCTAGAACAATTGATGATGTTCAATCAGTTGTCTCAAATTATAATCAAAATTATGTCAAAGATGATATTTCAATTTATGGAAAAGGTAAAAAGAGACATATACCTGAAGATGAAATTTTAAATGCACATATTGCATCGATTACAGAAGCGATAAATGCTGCTCAACCAATAATGCAAGAAGAGCTAGAAGCACATAATCAAATTGACTTATTACTTGAATTAGAATTGCCACTGGCCCGTATATTAAGCCAAATGGAAGAGATAGGTATTTATACTGACGTTAATGATTTACAAGAAATGCAACAAGAAATACAAGAAAAATTAGACTTATTAATTAACAACATTCACGAAGCAGCAGGTGAAGAATTTAATATTAACTCTCCTAAGCAATTAGGTGTTGTCTTATTTGAAACTTTAAAACTTCCAGTTATTAAAAAGACAAAGACTGGTTATTCAACAGCAGTAGATGTATTAGAACAACTTCAAGGTGAACATCCAATAATTGACTATATTTTAGAATATCGTCAACTATCTAAATTACAATCTACTTATGTTGAAGGTTTACAAAAAGTAATTAGTGATGATCAACGTATCCATACACGTTTCAATCAAACGTTAGCCCAAACTGGCCGATTATCATCAGTCGACCCTAATTTACAAAATATACCTATCCGATTAGAAGAGGGAAGAAAAATTAGGAAAGCATTTAAATCTACTTTAAATGACAATGTGATTCTTTCAGCAGATTATTCGCAAATCGAACTGCGTGTGTTAGCGCATATCACTCAAGATGAAAGTATGAAAGATGCATTTAATCATGGTAGTGATATTCATACTGCTACTGCTATGAAAGTGTTTGATGTAGAAGCGGATGAAGTAAATGATTTAATGCGTAGACAAGCTAAAGCGGTTAATTTTGGTATTGTTTATGGGATTAGTGATTATGGTTTGAGCCAAAGCTTAGGTATAACACGTAAAAAGGCGAAAGCTTTTATAGATGACTATTTAGCTAGTTTCCCTGGTGTAAAACAATATATGTCTGATATTGTTAAAGACGCTAAAGCTGATGGATATGTTGAAACATTGTTGCATCGTCGCCGTTATATTCCAGACATTAATAGCCGGAATTTTAATTTAAGAGGGTTTGCTGAACGAACAGCGATGAATACGCCTATTCAAGGTAGTGCTGCTGATATTATAAAATTAGCTATGGTTGAATTTGATAAAAAAGTTCGTGATACATCGTACCATGCTAAGTTATTATTACAAGTTCACGATGAATTAATTTTTGAAGTTCCTAAAAATGAAGTTGAAGCGTTTAGTGCATTTGTTGAAAATATAATGGAAAATGCATTGGCTCTAGATGTGCCATTAAAAGTAGATTCTAATTATGGCGCTACTTGGTATGATGCGAAATAG
- the mutM gene encoding bifunctional DNA-formamidopyrimidine glycosylase/DNA-(apurinic or apyrimidinic site) lyase: MPELPEVEHVKRGIEPYILNSAINSVTFSKKVIEGKQQGKETIIKGINLDGFRLNSEGYTFKGIERRSKYIVFTIEKHQRQRILLSHLGMAGGFFIVDNLSDISTPNYRKHWHVIFHLDNGKKLVYSDIRRFGEIRNLSSFQDYPAFLEIAPEPFEKEAFIHFTHYLDQKKIQNKPIKQMLLDHKIIAGCGNIYACEALFRAGVLPDRKVKDVSIQTRQMLFYYVQEVLKEGINNGGTSISDYRHADGKTGEMQLHLNVYKQKICKVCGHEIELKVVATRNSHFCPHCQN, from the coding sequence ATGCCAGAATTACCAGAAGTTGAACATGTTAAAAGAGGTATTGAACCATATATTTTAAATAGCGCTATCAATAGCGTGACATTTTCAAAAAAAGTTATCGAAGGTAAACAACAAGGGAAAGAGACAATCATCAAAGGAATTAATTTAGATGGCTTTAGACTCAATAGTGAAGGTTATACTTTTAAGGGTATAGAAAGAAGAAGTAAGTATATTGTTTTTACTATAGAGAAACATCAAAGACAACGTATTTTATTAAGTCATTTAGGTATGGCGGGTGGCTTTTTTATTGTTGATAATTTATCTGATATTAGTACACCAAATTACCGTAAACATTGGCATGTCATTTTTCATTTAGATAATGGGAAAAAACTTGTATATTCAGATATAAGACGATTTGGTGAAATTAGAAATTTAAGTTCATTTCAAGATTATCCTGCCTTTTTGGAAATTGCGCCAGAGCCTTTTGAAAAGGAAGCATTCATTCATTTCACACATTACTTGGATCAGAAAAAGATTCAAAATAAACCTATAAAACAAATGTTACTAGATCATAAGATTATCGCAGGTTGTGGAAATATTTATGCATGTGAAGCGTTATTTAGAGCAGGTGTTTTACCTGATCGTAAAGTTAAAGATGTATCAATACAAACACGTCAAATGTTATTTTATTATGTTCAAGAAGTCTTGAAAGAGGGTATAAATAACGGCGGAACAAGCATTTCAGATTATCGTCATGCTGATGGTAAAACTGGTGAAATGCAATTACATCTTAATGTATATAAACAAAAAATATGTAAAGTCTGTGGACATGAAATCGAACTGAAAGTCGTTGCAACGAGAAATAGTCATTTCTGCCCACACTGTCAGAACTAA
- a CDS encoding dephospho-CoA kinase, whose translation MPKVIGLTGGIATGKSTVSELLTAFGFKVVDADIAARKAVEKGSKGLEQVKAQFGEEAITQDGEMDRKYMGELVFNHPEKRLELNEIVHPIVREIMESEKQMYLNEGYNVIMDIPLLFENDLQDTVDEVWLVYTSESIQIDRLMERNDLSIEDAKARVYSQISIDKKSRMADHVIDNLGDKLELKQNLEKLLVEKGFLDKEF comes from the coding sequence ATGCCAAAAGTAATCGGATTAACTGGTGGAATCGCCACTGGGAAATCAACAGTTTCAGAGTTATTAACTGCATTTGGTTTCAAAGTGGTTGATGCTGATATTGCAGCACGAAAAGCTGTTGAAAAAGGTTCAAAAGGTTTAGAACAGGTTAAAGCACAATTTGGAGAAGAAGCTATTACTCAGGATGGCGAAATGGATCGCAAATATATGGGGGAACTTGTATTTAATCACCCTGAAAAGCGACTTGAATTAAACGAAATTGTGCATCCAATAGTGCGTGAAATCATGGAAAGTGAAAAACAAATGTATTTAAATGAAGGGTATAATGTCATAATGGATATACCACTTCTTTTCGAAAATGATCTACAGGATACAGTCGATGAAGTATGGTTAGTTTATACGTCAGAAAGTATTCAAATTGATAGATTGATGGAAAGAAATGATTTATCAATTGAAGATGCTAAGGCTAGGGTGTATAGCCAAATTTCAATTGATAAAAAAAGTAGAATGGCCGATCACGTAATAGATAATCTCGGAGACAAACTAGAATTAAAACAAAATTTAGAAAAACTTTTAGTTGAAAAAGGTTTTTTGGATAAAGAATTTTAA
- the gap gene encoding type I glyceraldehyde-3-phosphate dehydrogenase: MSTNIAINGMGRIGRMVLRIALHNDNLNVVAINASYPPETIAHLINYDTTHGRYDKKVEPIENGIRVDGKEIKLVSDRNPENLPWKELDIDIVIEATGKFNHGDKAIGHINAGAKKVLLTGPSKGGHVQMVVKGVNDDQLDVEKYDIFSNASCTTNCIGPVAKVLNDKFGIVNGLMTTVHAITNDQNNIDNPHKDLRRARSCNESIIPTSTGAAKALKEVLPELEGKLHGLALRVPTKNVSLVDLVVDLEQNVSAEEVNEAFRNSNLEGILDVEDAPLVSMDFNTNSNSAIIDAQNTIVMGDNKVKVIAWYDNEWGYSNRVVEVAEQIGDLIATEATATAN, translated from the coding sequence ATGTCAACTAACATAGCAATTAATGGAATGGGTAGAATTGGAAGAATGGTGTTAAGAATCGCTTTACATAATGATAATCTTAACGTTGTAGCGATTAACGCGAGCTATCCACCAGAAACAATTGCACATCTAATTAATTATGATACAACTCACGGTAGATATGACAAAAAAGTAGAACCAATTGAAAATGGTATCCGTGTAGATGGCAAAGAAATCAAACTTGTTTCAGATCGTAATCCTGAAAATTTACCTTGGAAAGAATTAGATATCGATATCGTTATTGAAGCTACAGGTAAATTTAATCATGGTGATAAAGCAATTGGTCATATCAATGCTGGAGCTAAAAAAGTATTATTAACTGGTCCATCTAAAGGTGGTCACGTTCAAATGGTCGTTAAAGGGGTAAACGATGATCAATTAGATGTTGAAAAATATGACATTTTTAGTAATGCATCATGTACTACAAATTGCATAGGACCTGTTGCAAAAGTGTTGAATGATAAATTTGGTATTGTTAATGGATTGATGACAACAGTTCACGCTATTACAAATGATCAAAATAACATTGATAATCCACATAAAGATTTACGTCGTGCTCGTTCTTGCAATGAGAGTATCATCCCAACTTCAACTGGAGCTGCTAAAGCATTAAAAGAAGTACTTCCAGAATTAGAAGGTAAATTGCATGGCTTAGCGTTAAGAGTACCAACTAAGAATGTTTCTTTAGTAGATTTAGTAGTAGACTTAGAACAAAATGTTTCTGCTGAAGAAGTTAACGAAGCATTCCGTAATTCAAATTTAGAAGGTATTTTAGATGTTGAAGATGCACCACTTGTCTCTATGGACTTCAACACTAATTCTAATTCAGCTATTATTGACGCTCAAAACACAATCGTAATGGGTGATAATAAAGTTAAAGTAATAGCTTGGTACGATAATGAATGGGGTTATTCTAATAGAGTAGTTGAAGTGGCTGAACAAATTGGTGATTTAATAGCTACTGAAGCTACTGCTACAGCAAATTAA
- the nrdR gene encoding transcriptional repressor NrdR, with product MKCPKCNSTHSRVVDSRHADEANAIRRRRECEQCGTRFTTFEHIEVSPLIVVKKDGTREQFLREKILNGLVRSCEKRPVRYQQLEDITNKVEWQLRDSGQTEISSRDIGEYVMNLLMHVDQVSYVRFASVYKEFKDVDQLLASMQGILNDNKRSDL from the coding sequence ATGAAATGCCCAAAATGTAATTCTACGCATTCACGTGTTGTTGACTCAAGACATGCAGATGAAGCAAATGCTATTAGAAGAAGACGTGAATGTGAGCAATGTGGGACACGCTTTACTACATTTGAACATATTGAGGTCAGTCCACTTATCGTTGTTAAAAAAGATGGTACGCGTGAACAATTTTTAAGAGAAAAGATACTCAATGGTTTAGTAAGATCATGTGAAAAAAGACCAGTTCGTTATCAGCAATTAGAGGATATTACGAATAAAGTAGAATGGCAATTGCGTGATAGTGGTCAAACTGAGATTTCATCAAGAGATATTGGTGAGTATGTTATGAATCTACTAATGCATGTCGATCAAGTATCTTATGTACGTTTTGCTTCTGTATATAAAGAATTTAAAGATGTGGATCAACTGTTAGCTTCAATGCAAGGCATCTTGAATGATAACAAGCGGAGTGATTTATAA
- a CDS encoding DnaD domain protein: MSLQSYEYGLTPHDGFKVFCQFQLTHNHLEILNRLYVPLIGAQAIGTYHFMNQFVNSDETLTHYTIMNELKLNLLEYRHYMDLLEAIGLVKTYVRHDNQQSFFVYELIQPPTAYQFFNDPMLSIYLYNEVDKKRYKALKNYFEEEKPDLSDFTQVTRKFTDIFKVPHKNIEIDSSTIKKEVGYSGIDLSNETFDFDMLKEMLRQHFISDEIINKETKNLIVQLATLYGLTEDAMKRIILNSITSDQRISYEEMRKHARSYYLIEHNQQLPKIVPKSRDQSDANTKSQATVSNQTTSKEDWLELLEQTSPIDMLASWSESEPTFQQKKMIEELIEREKLSFGVINILLQFVMLKNDMKLPKTYILEIASNWKKLGIKTAKEAYDYALKANEPKTDYNSEEKRKSGRRYPKSREIVSREKTPKWLKNREQSVPKKSMTDEDEEKLEEERKAFRAQLAQDWEED, from the coding sequence ATGAGTTTACAGTCATATGAATACGGATTGACTCCTCACGATGGTTTCAAAGTTTTCTGTCAGTTTCAATTAACTCATAACCATTTAGAGATACTTAATAGATTGTATGTCCCTCTAATCGGTGCTCAAGCAATAGGTACTTATCACTTTATGAACCAATTTGTGAATAGTGATGAAACTTTAACGCATTATACGATTATGAATGAGTTGAAATTGAATTTATTAGAATATCGACATTATATGGATTTATTAGAAGCTATTGGCTTAGTCAAAACTTATGTTAGACACGATAATCAACAATCTTTTTTTGTTTACGAATTAATTCAGCCGCCAACTGCGTATCAATTTTTTAATGATCCCATGTTATCTATTTATCTTTATAATGAGGTTGATAAAAAGCGATATAAAGCTTTAAAAAATTATTTTGAAGAAGAGAAACCAGACTTAAGTGATTTTACGCAAGTAACACGAAAATTTACTGATATTTTTAAAGTACCACATAAGAATATAGAGATTGATTCTTCAACAATTAAGAAAGAAGTAGGTTATAGCGGTATAGACTTATCTAATGAAACTTTTGACTTTGATATGCTTAAAGAGATGCTACGTCAACATTTTATTAGTGATGAAATTATTAATAAAGAAACTAAAAATTTAATTGTTCAACTAGCCACTTTATATGGTTTAACAGAGGATGCTATGAAGAGAATTATTTTAAATTCAATTACAAGCGATCAACGAATATCATATGAAGAAATGCGAAAACATGCACGTTCATATTATTTAATAGAACACAATCAACAATTGCCTAAAATAGTACCTAAATCACGTGATCAAAGTGATGCAAATACTAAGAGTCAAGCGACAGTATCAAACCAAACTACATCCAAAGAAGACTGGTTAGAATTACTAGAACAAACAAGTCCTATTGATATGTTGGCGTCTTGGTCTGAATCGGAACCAACGTTTCAACAAAAGAAAATGATTGAAGAATTGATTGAAAGAGAAAAACTATCCTTTGGCGTAATAAATATTCTTCTACAATTTGTAATGTTAAAAAACGATATGAAATTACCCAAAACATACATCTTAGAAATTGCATCAAATTGGAAAAAATTAGGAATAAAAACAGCCAAAGAAGCTTATGATTACGCCTTAAAAGCTAATGAACCCAAAACCGATTATAATAGTGAAGAAAAGCGTAAATCTGGAAGACGTTATCCAAAGTCTCGTGAAATAGTATCAAGAGAAAAAACGCCTAAATGGTTAAAAAACAGAGAGCAATCTGTTCCTAAAAAATCAATGACTGATGAAGATGAAGAAAAATTAGAAGAGGAAAGAAAAGCTTTCCGTGCTCAATTAGCTCAAGATTGGGAGGAGGATTAG
- the dnaI gene encoding primosomal protein DnaI: MKSFNSIMRINDDLEQRIAKIKQQVINDPDVKTFLTEHKAELTNEIIDRDLNVLQEYKDQQKEYDGHEYDKCPNFVKGHVPELYIDNQRIKIRYNLCPCKIKYDEARFNAQLITSHHMQRDTLNAKMKDIYTNDRNRLDIAMAVNDICKQLVNGNKVKGLYIHGPFGTGKSFILGAIANQLKSKSVASTIVYLPEYIRTLKSGFRDGSYETKLQRIREANILMIDDIGAEEVTPWVRDEVIGPLLHYRMVQELPTFFSSNLNFDELEHHLAITREGAEATKAARIIERIKTLSNPYYLDGQNLRNN; encoded by the coding sequence ATGAAATCATTTAATAGTATTATGCGTATCAATGATGATTTGGAACAAAGAATTGCCAAAATAAAGCAACAAGTGATTAATGATCCTGATGTTAAAACCTTTTTAACTGAGCATAAAGCCGAATTAACAAATGAAATCATCGATAGAGATTTAAATGTTTTACAAGAATATAAAGACCAACAAAAAGAATATGATGGACATGAATATGATAAATGCCCAAATTTCGTTAAAGGTCATGTTCCAGAACTATATATAGATAATCAAAGAATTAAAATAAGGTATAATTTATGTCCTTGTAAGATTAAATATGATGAAGCACGATTTAATGCACAATTAATTACTTCGCACCACATGCAAAGAGATACTCTAAATGCTAAAATGAAGGACATTTACACGAATGATCGCAATAGATTGGATATAGCAATGGCAGTCAATGATATTTGTAAACAGCTTGTAAATGGCAATAAAGTAAAAGGTTTATATATTCATGGTCCGTTTGGAACAGGGAAATCTTTTATTTTAGGAGCGATTGCTAATCAACTTAAATCCAAAAGTGTTGCATCAACCATTGTTTATTTACCTGAATATATTCGTACACTTAAAAGTGGTTTCAGAGATGGCAGTTATGAAACAAAACTACAACGTATTAGAGAGGCTAATATATTAATGATTGATGATATTGGTGCTGAAGAAGTTACACCTTGGGTAAGAGATGAAGTGATTGGACCTCTATTACATTATAGAATGGTCCAAGAATTGCCTACATTCTTCTCATCAAACTTAAATTTTGATGAATTAGAACATCATCTAGCGATTACACGTGAAGGTGCTGAAGCAACAAAAGCAGCGAGAATCATTGAACGAATCAAAACTTTATCAAACCCATATTATTTAGATGGACAAAATTTACGAAATAATTGA
- the thrS gene encoding threonine--tRNA ligase: MDQINVQFPDGNSKSFDKGTTTEDIAQSISPGLRKKAVAGKFNNQMVDLTRPLEEDGSIEIVTPGSDEALEVLRHSTAHLMAQALKRLYGDVKFGVGPVIDGGFYYDFDMDEKVSSDDFEKIEKTMKQIVDENHKIERKVVSRDEAKAFFKDDPYKLELIDAIPEDESVTLYSQGEFTDLCRGVHVPSTSKIKEFKLLSTAGAYWRGDSDNKMLQRIYGTAFFDKKDLKAHLEMLEERRERDHRRIGKDLELFTNNQLVGAGLPLWLPNGATIRREIERYIVDKEVSMGYDHVYTPVLANVELYKTSGHWDHYRDDMFPPMKLDETEEMVLRPMNCPHHMMVYNNRPHSYRELPIRIAELGTMHRYEASGAVSGLQRVRGMTLNDSHIFVRPDQIKDEFKRVVNMIQEVYNDFGFEDYTFRLSYRDPEDKEKYMDDDEMWNKAESMLKEAVDEMGLPYVEAIGEAAFYGPKLDVQVKTAMGKEETLSTAQIDFLLPERFELTYIGSDGENHRPVVIHRGVVSTMERFVAFLTEETKGAFPTWLAPKQVEIIPVNVDLHYDYAKNLQDELKSQGIRVEIDDRNEKMGYKIREAQMQKIPYQLVVGDKEVENNEVNVRQYGSQDQKTMEKDEFIWNLVDEIRLKKHR, translated from the coding sequence ATGGATCAAATTAATGTTCAATTTCCAGATGGTAATTCAAAATCATTTGATAAAGGAACAACGACTGAAGATATTGCACAATCTATTAGTCCAGGATTAAGAAAAAAAGCAGTGGCTGGTAAATTTAATAATCAAATGGTGGATTTAACTCGACCTTTAGAAGAAGATGGGTCAATTGAAATTGTAACACCCGGTAGTGATGAAGCTTTAGAAGTTTTACGTCATTCTACTGCACATTTAATGGCTCAAGCACTCAAACGTTTATATGGTGATGTTAAATTTGGTGTAGGTCCAGTCATTGATGGTGGATTTTATTATGATTTTGATATGGATGAAAAAGTTTCATCTGATGATTTTGAAAAAATAGAAAAAACTATGAAACAAATCGTTGATGAAAACCATAAAATTGAACGCAAAGTTGTTTCAAGAGATGAAGCTAAAGCATTCTTCAAAGATGATCCTTATAAATTAGAATTAATTGATGCAATTCCAGAAGATGAAAGTGTAACGCTATATTCACAAGGTGAATTTACTGACTTATGCCGTGGGGTACATGTACCTTCTACATCTAAGATTAAAGAATTTAAATTATTGTCAACTGCTGGTGCATATTGGCGTGGCGATAGTGATAACAAAATGTTACAAAGAATATATGGTACTGCATTTTTCGATAAAAAAGATTTAAAAGCGCATTTAGAAATGCTAGAAGAACGTCGTGAACGTGATCACCGTCGAATCGGTAAAGATTTAGAATTATTCACAAATAATCAATTAGTAGGTGCTGGATTGCCATTATGGTTACCAAATGGTGCAACAATCCGTCGTGAAATTGAACGTTATATAGTTGATAAGGAAGTAAGCATGGGATATGACCATGTTTATACACCTGTATTAGCAAATGTTGAGTTATATAAAACGTCTGGACACTGGGATCACTACAGAGATGATATGTTCCCACCAATGAAATTAGATGAAACAGAAGAAATGGTATTAAGACCAATGAACTGTCCACATCACATGATGGTTTACAATAATCGTCCGCATTCTTATCGTGAATTACCTATTCGTATAGCTGAATTAGGAACTATGCATAGATATGAAGCAAGTGGTGCTGTATCAGGATTACAACGTGTACGTGGAATGACTTTAAATGACTCACATATTTTTGTTAGACCTGATCAAATTAAAGATGAATTTAAACGCGTAGTTAATATGATTCAAGAAGTTTACAATGATTTCGGATTTGAAGACTATACATTTAGATTGAGTTATAGAGATCCTGAAGATAAAGAGAAATATATGGATGACGATGAAATGTGGAATAAAGCTGAGTCAATGCTTAAAGAAGCGGTTGATGAAATGGGGTTACCATATGTTGAAGCTATTGGTGAAGCTGCGTTTTACGGTCCTAAATTAGATGTTCAAGTTAAAACTGCTATGGGTAAAGAGGAAACTTTATCTACAGCACAAATTGACTTCTTGTTACCTGAACGTTTTGAACTTACTTATATTGGTAGTGATGGTGAAAATCACCGTCCAGTGGTTATTCATCGTGGTGTCGTTTCAACTATGGAACGCTTTGTAGCATTTTTAACAGAAGAAACAAAAGGAGCATTCCCAACATGGTTAGCTCCTAAACAAGTTGAAATTATTCCAGTAAACGTTGATTTACACTATGATTATGCTAAAAATTTACAGGATGAATTAAAATCTCAAGGTATACGCGTAGAAATTGATGATCGTAATGAAAAAATGGGTTATAAAATTCGTGAGGCCCAAATGCAAAAAATTCCATACCAATTAGTTGTGGGAGATAAAGAAGTAGAAAACAATGAAGTGAACGTACGTCAATACGGTTCGCAAGATCAAAAAACGATGGAAAAAGATGAGTTCATCTGGAATTTAGTAGATGAAATTCGTTTGAAAAAACATAGATAA